In the Hordeum vulgare subsp. vulgare chromosome 7H, MorexV3_pseudomolecules_assembly, whole genome shotgun sequence genome, one interval contains:
- the LOC123409686 gene encoding UDP-glycosyltransferase 90A2-like, translating to MAASPPLRHVAMLPFMAKGHAMPLLHLARLLLGRRLASAVTFFTTPRNAPFIRAGLTGAAVIELPFPSEDAPQCTEELPSSTHLVDFVSAMTVLGPAFADALAAVEPRPDLLIHDGFIVWAKDIADELGMPRIVTLGIGSFSSYVCGAVMTHKPQALVSSPTEPFPVHGLPDLRITIADLGPPFDDPEPAGPHWDFVCESCSSMYSSRGIIANSFSELESVYIDMWNREFDIKMWSIGPLCLAASEPAVQTKDDRDISDWLDSRLAMNRPVLYVAFGSQAELSRAQLEEIAVGLDHSGVDFLWVVRSKWFDTKDRFNNRFGNRGKVVEGFINQLGVLGHKSIKGFFTHCGWNSVLESIAMGVPILAFPMAAEQKLNAKFVVDVIRMGLRVWPKEDADKEGGGLVVSGDVQVLARELIFGEEGRRAAARASELSVSSRKTMEVGGSSFENLAKMVQEVSESETHANGE from the coding sequence ATGGCTGCCTCACCGCCGCTCCGTCACGTGGCCATGCTTCCCTTCATGGCCAAAGGCCACGCCATGCCGCTCCTCCACCTCGCGCGCCTCCTCCTCGGCCGCCGCCTCGCCTCCGCCGTCACCTTCTTCACCACCCCGCGGAACGCGCCCTTCATCCGCGCGGGCCTCACCGGCGCCGCGGTCATCGAGCTTCCGTTCCCCTCCGAGGACGCCCCGCAGTGCACGGAGGAGCTCCCGTCGTCGACGCATCTCGTCGACTTCGTCTCCGCAATGACGGTGCTCGGCCCGGCGTTCGCGGACGCGCTGGCCGCGGTCGAGCCCAGGCCGGACCTGCTCATCCACGACGGGTTCATCGTGTGGGCCAAGGACATCGCCGACGAGCTCGGCATGCCGCGGATCGTCACCCTCGGCATCGGCAGCTTCTCCTCGTACGTATGCGGGGCGGTCATGACGCACAAGCCGCAGGCGCTCGTGAGCTCGCCGACCGAGCCGTTCCCGGTCCACGGCTTGCCGGACCTCCGCATCACCATTGCCGACCTCGGCCCGCCCTTCGACGACCCGGAGCCGGCTGGCCCGCACTGGGACTTCGTGTGTGAGAGCTGCAGCAGCATGTACTCCAGCAGGGGCATCATCGCCAACTCCTTCAGCGAGCTTGAGTCGGTCTACATCGACATGTGGAACCGGGAGTTCGATATCAAGATGTGGTCGATCGGACCGCTCTGTCTCGCGGCGTCCGAACCGGCAGTGCAGACCAAAGACGACCGTGACATCTCCGACTGGCTGGACTCGAGGCTCGCCATGAACCGGCCGGTCCTGTACGTCGCGTTCGGCTCGCAGGCCGAGCTGAGCCGGGCGCAGCTTGAGGAGATCGCCGTCGGGCTGGACCACTCCGGCGTAGACTTCCTATGGGTGGTCCGGTCAAAATGGTTCGACACGAAGGATCGGTTCAACAACAGGTTCGGGAATAGGGGCAAAGTGGTGGAAGGATTCATCAACCAGCTCGGAGTGCTAGGTCACAAGTCAATCAAAGGTTTTTTCACTCACTGCGGGTGGAACTCGGTGCTGGAGAGCATCGCCATGGGCGTGCCAATACTGGCGTTCCCAATGGCGGCCGAGCAGAAGCTCAACGCGAAATTCGTCGTGGACGTGATCCGCATGGGGCTCCGGGTTTGGCCAAAAGAAGACGCGGACAAGGAAGGCGGTGGATTGGTTGTGAGTGGAGACGTGCAGGTGTTGGCAAGGGAGTTGATCTTCGGAGAGGAAGGGAGACGTGCCGCGGCTAGAGCTAGTGAGCTCTCTGTGTCTTCTAGAAAGACCATGGAAGTGGGTGGTTCCTCGTTTGAAAACCTGGCAAAGATGGTACAGGAGGTCAGTGAGAGTGAGACTCATGCCAATGGTGAATAG